DNA from Drosophila suzukii chromosome 2R, CBGP_Dsuzu_IsoJpt1.0, whole genome shotgun sequence:
CATATTGTTTTTATTGACAGCTGCGTGGAATGCGAGTCTGCCTTGCGGGTCCTTTCGCAAATTAAAGCAAACAAATGTTTGGGGCTTTTGTGTTTCGTTGTGTTGCTATAGCTTAATGGACAAAATGTGCGAGGGCCTAACAATTGACTATGACAAACATTTTCTGCTAAGTAAACATTTGGCTGAGGGCTTTAGCTTTCACATCGATGAAATAACAGGCATTTAGTTTGGCTTTAACGAGCGATTTAAAGTGAATTTCAAGGTAAGCCTGTTTGGTTTTGAGCTTGACTACTTTGGGTACCAAGGCATTTCTTCATAACATAatattgaaaagtattttcgtTGAAAATACTACGGCATAGACTTggaatttgttaaaaattctTTCGTTAAAACCTTTTCAGAAGATGGTTTTACactgaaaaaattaaaatattttaagaattGCATTAAGATAATGTTCCCCTTCAATTTACTACCGTATATGTTTATCGAAAACGAAATGTAAGGGTCTTTGTATTGTTTTGACATGAATTATTAATCGtcggaatttttaaaattttgtgtaaaaaaaaaaatgttagcaTTCCTGTGGGAGCTATtggatatagttgtccgatccggcttaTATACTATACATAGAATAGAAATACGatttttgggaaagttttacATCGAAAGCTTTAAAACTGTGAGACTAGTTTGtgtagaaacggacagacggacggacagacggacggacagacggacggacagacggacggacagacggacggacagacggacggacagacggacggacagacggacggacagacggacggacagacggacggacagacggacggacagacggacggacagacagacggacagacagacggacagacagacggacagacagacggacggacagacggacggacggacagatggacggacagacggagggacagacggacggacagacggacggacagaacATAACAAAAAGTTGGTATACAAATGGAACACAAAAATGAACAATTTGAAATGGGCTTTTTTGCCAGTGTACTAGTTAAGCCTTCTGTATCACAGCTATGCAATTTCCGGCATGTCAATACAGAGATTGAATTCGGCGTAAAATTCCTAGTAATCCGTCGCCTCCATTCCAGATCAAGGACATCACGAGGAACATCCGCAAGGCTGTTGTGGCCACCACGCTGTCGGAGTTGCGGGTGAAGGTGTCTGTGAAATTTGAGCGGGCTCAGCCGGCGATTCACCTGGATTGCGATGGCACCGAGGTCGACGATGAGGAGTACTTCAGCACTCTGGAGCCGAATGCCGAATTGATTGCCGTCTTTCCCGGCGAGCAGTGGCGCGATGTGAGTTGCTTTGCCCTTTATCCCGGCTTTACCTCTTCCAAATCCATAtccttttccattttccatttttccccATAGCCCAGCGACTATAATGCCAATCTGCGTCGCACATCGCTGGATGCTCAGAGGTTAAGGCAGTTGGTGAGCAAACTGCAGCCGAACTATATGAACGATGATGATTTGGACAAGCTGTCGAACATGGATCCCAATTCATTGGTGGATATCACCGGACGGGAGCCCAAGGACAGCGAGTACTCGGCGAGAAGCGATGCCGCCAGGATATCCACGGAGTTGTCCTGCTAAAGGCAGTCATTGCCCCCAAACGAAAGAACTGTGTGTATTGAGATGTATATAGGGAATTTGTACGAGTTTATATGGCTAGCCGGAGTATTTTTGGAAAACGTTTTGATGACGGCACTTGAAGCGACCGATTTGGATGATGGTTGTACCATGTGGGGTTTTATCTCTATAACCGTAGATCCTGAGAGTTGTGTATTTTTCGAGCCCACATTGTCGTAGAGCAACTCACCTTGAATGTCTATTATCAGCCGCTAGTTGTTCCTAGACCAATAGCCAATGTATGAGCCAAATCCTGAAGAGGGCCTCAAAGGCCGATCTGCAGTCTTAGATAACCTTATCCTCACCTCAGTCAGCGGACGATCAACGAATTGCAGCATAGATCTGATCTAGGCAAATagatatattatatattttccaTAGCAGTATCCTTGTGAATGTCACATGAAAACCACTTTGGGTTATTAGGGAGCAACAAAAATGTACTGTAATTGAATCTCA
Protein-coding regions in this window:
- the Drep3 gene encoding lipid transferase CIDEC, giving the protein MAEMNADEAKQDGMPQGAKEEEEEGAALVGPEDGDPDTRIVAPPPPRQRTLTRTAELDADGEDIDLDADVDDAADSITLELALSPHSSSTTTPSPTTADEDFAQLDNSKPFKIKDITRNIRKAVVATTLSELRVKVSVKFERAQPAIHLDCDGTEVDDEEYFSTLEPNAELIAVFPGEQWRDPSDYNANLRRTSLDAQRLRQLVSKLQPNYMNDDDLDKLSNMDPNSLVDITGREPKDSEYSARSDAARISTELSC